The genomic DNA CGGTTCAACTCATCTATGATTAATAATCCGAAGTTTTTACCTGTGCTTCCGTCGAGTTCAATGTATTGGGCATCTGACTTGTCACGTGCTGCAGTGTTTATGATTTCATTGATCAGGTTTCTTGACTCAAGCTGAAATTCATATGAGTCCAGAATGTAGATGTTGCCGTTTAGATCTTTAGCCAACATGACTCCAGCAGTATAATCCGGATCACTGCCTTTCAATCTGTCATCATTTAATACTTCAGTTGCAGCTAGATCCCAATATCGGATGACTTTAACGATTGGTATTTTCATGTATTCATCATGGGAAATCAGGTGGAAGTCTGATTCATCGAATAGCTGGCCTTTAACTGATGCATACCAGTTACCGTTCATTAACTGCTCACGTGTTACTCTATCCAAGCCCATAAGATATTCTTCATAATCTTTTCTATCCAAATAAACATTATCTAAATAGCTGGATGAAATAAATCTTATCTGACTTTTATCTTGAATATCCTCATCTATCTTTTCAATAAATCTTTCCCTTACCCATTTGTTCCCACGCTTACCAGGGTTTGACGATGCCATCAGTTGTGTTGGAAGTTTATTATTTTTAGTCTTCCTTACTCTAGACCTCATGTAAATGTATTTGAATCTTTCAAGCTGTGTCAGCTCATCAATGCCAATGAACTGGTATTCAGAACCCTGATAGGTATCGAGGTCATTGATGTTTCTCAAGTATCCAAAGGTTAATGAATTTCCATTGGGAAATGTCCATGAATGTTCAGTTCCATCCCACTTTGGTTTAATAGCTGAATTATTTTGAATTTCCTTTCTGTTAAGCCATTGACTAGCTTTGTGAATTAAAGCTCCTTTACGTTTCAGGTCAGATAATGTACGTCTCAAGATGAGAGCGTGGTATTCATTGGCATCATCCTGCACATAAAACAAAGCTCTCATTAACAGACTGGTGGATTTGGAACCACCTGCTGCACCACCAATCAACACTTCCTTTTCTGTAGCTAGTATCATTTCAGCCTGCTTTGGAAAAGGAGAGAAGGGAATATATGGATTCTCATATACGCACTTCTGAAGAATAGCTTTATCTTTAGCACTGAGATAGAATTCATCTTTTTCATTGTACATTGTTATCGTCTATTTGTTTTGCAAGGATTTCTATTTCATTCATGATGTCCTTTTGTGAGATTTCAATTTTCTTATCTTCTAACTCTAACACACGGTTTTTGAATAGTCTGTCCATTTCATCTTTGAATAATCTGTTTTTAGCTTCAAACGCTTTAACGGACAATTCCAGATATCTTATTTTTAATTCGGTAATGTCAATTAAATATCTGGCTAGACTTTTTTCATTGGCATTGTATCTTACTTCCTGGTCAAGTTTTTCAAAGTCGATTTCAAGG from Methanobrevibacter sp. includes the following:
- a CDS encoding phage terminase large subunit; protein product: MYNEKDEFYLSAKDKAILQKCVYENPYIPFSPFPKQAEMILATEKEVLIGGAAGGSKSTSLLMRALFYVQDDANEYHALILRRTLSDLKRKGALIHKASQWLNRKEIQNNSAIKPKWDGTEHSWTFPNGNSLTFGYLRNINDLDTYQGSEYQFIGIDELTQLERFKYIYMRSRVRKTKNNKLPTQLMASSNPGKRGNKWVRERFIEKIDEDIQDKSQIRFISSSYLDNVYLDRKDYEEYLMGLDRVTREQLMNGNWYASVKGQLFDESDFHLISHDEYMKIPIVKVIRYWDLAATEVLNDDRLKGSDPDYTAGVMLAKDLNGNIYILDSYEFQLESRNLINEIINTAARDKSDAQYIELDGSTGKNFGLLIIDELNRRGFATGTGNSRENKVDRARRVSADIQKKGIYLVGKDSTGFTKKWAMEFLEKITAYPNEAIHDDCVVAFTGGYEKIASDNQVKRVDVDKWYST